From Salminus brasiliensis chromosome 21, fSalBra1.hap2, whole genome shotgun sequence, a single genomic window includes:
- the hrh1 gene encoding histamine H1 receptor has product MQLSRRLTSGDNQGGWTSPMETTTDSRVPEILHDHANLSSTTYFNASVPFHHHMNTAVLGILLGTLSLLTVIMNVLVLLAVRKERTLHTVGNLYIVSLSLADLIVGATVMPLNMVYLLEDEWKLGRVVCQFWLVMDYVASTASIFSLFILCLDRYRSVRQPLRYLKYRTRGRATLMICGAWLLSMTWVVPILGWRMFAHVERKPELESKCDTDFRFVTWFKVLTAILNFYIPSFLMLWFYSQIFIAVREHYKQWESLTCPRVPPDHDGTVQHSNQVQRTFYKPSEKENLALQAAYSKHEGILDQYTLEQPINSKDTNEEVGDLSADKKPKYRKTSFFNISKHKRKSLREANEISSMSQEEDIDEEASPKEPSLPLRFLQCEENDELKMFVSVNDCNVLVPNSVANICEITPTTDVHKYTTVLCNDDVAQSPTSPWGHDSSGPPMDTSNALTLKQTWQKFCEQSRQCVQNMRVHKERKAARQLGFIITAFMVCWIPYFITFMVMALCDSCVHHDLHMFTIWLGYMNSTLNPFIYPLCNENFKRVFKKIFRIKP; this is encoded by the coding sequence ATGCAGCTCTCCAGACGTTTGACATCAGGTGACAATCAAGGTGGCTGGACCTCTCCAATGGAAACTACGACAGACAGTCGAGTCCCCGAAATTCTGCACGACCATGCGAACCTCAGTTCGACGACTTACTTCAACGCGTCCGTTCCCTTCCACCATCACATGaacactgcagtgctgggaATTCTCCTGGGAACGCTGTCCCTGCTGACGGTCATCATGAACGTCCTGGTCCTCCTGGCTGTGAGAAAGGAACGCACCTTGCACACGGTGGGGAACCTTTACATCGTCAGTCTCTCGCTGGCGGACCTTATCGTTGGGGCAACCGTGATGCCCTTGAACATGGTCTATCTGCTTGAGGATGAGTGGAAGCTGGGTCGCGTTGTCTGTCAGTTCTGGCTGGTGATGGACTACGTGGCTAGCACAGCCTCCATCTTCAGTTTGTTCATCCTCTGCTTGGACAGGTATCGCTCTGTTCGGCAGCCGCTGAGGTACCTGAAGTACCGCACGAGGGGAAGGGCCACGCTGATGATCTGTGGCGCGTGGCTGCTCTCCATGACGTGGGTCGTCCCCATTCTGGGCTGGCGGATGTTCGCCCACGTGGAGAGGAAGCCAGAGCTGGAGAGCAAGTGCGACACGGACTTCCGCTTCGTGACCTGGTTTAAGGTTCTGACCGCCATTCTCAACTTTTACATTCCGTCCTTTCTGATGCTCTGGTTCTACTCCCAGATTTTCATCGCTGTGCGAGAACATTACAAACAGTGGGAGAGCCTCACTTGTCCCAGGGTTCCACCAGATCATGATGGAACCGTACAACACTCAAATCAGGTGCAGAGAACTTTCTACAAACCCTCAGAGAAGGAGAATCTCGCTCTGCAAGCTGCTTACTCTAAACACGAAGGAATCCTGGATCAGTACACCCTGGAACAGCCGATTAACTCAAAGGACACTAACGAGGAGGTTGGCGACTTGTCGGCCGATAAAAAACCCAAATACCGCAAAACCTCATTTTTTAATATCTCAAAGCACAAGAGGAAAAGTCTGAGGGAAGCGAATGAGATTTCCTCCATGAGCCAGGAGGAGGACATTGACGAAGAGGCGTCCCCAAAAGAGCCATCTTTACCTCTGCGGTTCTTGCAGTGTGAGGAGAACGATGAGCTCAAGATGTTTGTATCGGTCAATGACTGTAACGTGCTCGTGCCGAACTCTGTTGCGAATATTTGCGAGATAACGCCCACCACTGATGTTCACAAGTACACCACCGTTCTCTGCAACGACGATGTCGCGCAGTCACCCACATCACCATGGGGACACGACAGCAGCGGCCCACCAATGGACACCAGCAACGCTCTCACTCTGAAGCAAACGTGGCAGAAGTTCTGTGAACAGTCCAGACAGTGCGTCCAGAACATGCGCGTTCACAAGGAGCGGAAAGCCGCCAGGCAGCTCGGCTTCATCATCACTGCCTTCATGGTGTGTTGGATCCCCTATTTCATCACCTTCATGGTCATGGCATTGTGCGACTCCTGCGTTCACCATGACCTCCACATGTTCACGATTTGGCTGGGCTACATGAACTCCACCCTGAACCCTTTTATCTACCCGCTCTGCAACGAGAACTTCAAGAGAGTGTTCAAAAAGATATTCCGGATCAAACCGTGA